Within the uncultured Fusobacterium sp. genome, the region ATAATAATAGCAATGTTTTTATAAAGTATCTTGTTATTAAAATTAAATTTTATTTATGGAGGGAAAAATTGAGAAAGTTTAAAGTGTTTATAATGCTTATTTTCTTAGGAATGAATATTTTTGCTGTAAACAACATCAATGAAGAGCAATTAAAAAATAAGCAGTTCTATCTAAATAAGAAAATAGATTTTAGTGTAGTTCAAGGAAAAGAGAGAAAAAAAGTATTTATCCAAACTCTTGTACCTATTATAGAAAAAGTAGAGGATGAGATAAAAGGAGAAAAGGAATTTATAAAAAAAATTCTAGATAGAGGAACAATAACTTTAGAAGAGAAAAAAACAGCAGAAAATCTTTTTGTAAAGTATAAGGTTAAAAGTAAGGATTATAATGAGTTGTTAAATAAAATGGTAGTTCCACCAGTTTCATTAGTAATAGCTCAAGCTTCTTTAGAAAGTGGTTGGGGAACATCTTCAGTAGCTAAAAAAGGAAATAATCTTTTTGGGATGAAATCTTTTTCTAAAGATCCTAAAAATAGTGTAAAGGTAGGAAAAAAGACTTACTATAAAAAATATGAAACTATAGATGATTCTGTAAAGGATTATATTTTAACTCTTGCAAGACATGGAGCATATAAGCAATTAAGAACAGCAATAGTAAACGGAGAAAATTCTTTAAAACTTGTTAAACATCTAAATAGTTATTCAGAGATAAAAGAGGAGTATGGAAGAAAATTATCAACAATAATAAGAGTTAATAACCTTTTAGAACATGATGCTTAAATTGAGAAGAAGTATAAAAATTTGATTTTCAAAAGATTAGTGTTTGAAAATACAACATTTTTTTTAAATTATACTTGACAGATTAAGAAAAATAAGATATAGTTTAAGTAGTTAAGAAAATACTTTATAGAAATTTATAGGAGGGATTTTAATGCACGTAATAGATAAAGATACTTGTATCGGATGTGGAGCTTGTGAAGGAACTTGTCCAGTAGGAGCTATATCAGCAACTGATGATGGAAAATACGCTATCGGAGATGCTTGTGTAGATTGTGGTGCTTGTGCTGGTGGATGTCCAGTTTCTGCTATCGCAGCTGAATAATTAAATAAAAATTAAAGAGCCTTTAGGGGCTCTTTTTTTGTGCTTAAGTAATTAGAAATTTAGTTTAAAAAATAGAAAATAAAAAAGACAAGGTTGTTTATCTGGTAGACCTTGTCTTTTTATTTTGTCATTATCCTTTTTACGAGAAAAATCATATTTGTATCTTAATTAATTATAACATGGGTTTTTTCAAAATACAATTTTTATGCTAATATCAAGACAGGTTTTCTAGTTTTTAACTAAAAACCAAAAGGCAGATAATTGGAAAACTGTGGTAGGTTGGAAGATTATCTGCTTTTTTTATCAATAAAAATAAAAAAAATATTGACAAAGATAAAAATATGGTGTATCTTCTTAATTAAGAATTAGCACTCCACTTAAATGAGTGCTAACAAAAAAAGGTGATGAGAGATGGCTATTACAGATAGAGAAAAATTAGTACTGAATGCTATAGTAAATTATTATTTAACTTTTGGTGATACTATAGGTTCAAGAACTTTGGTAAAAAAATATGGGATTAATCTTTCATCAGCTACAATTAGAAATGTAATGGCTGATTTGGAAGATATGGGGCTTATAGCAAAGACACATACCTCTTCTGGAAGGATTCCCACAGATAAAGGATATAAATATTATCTTGATGAGTTACTAAAAGTAGAAAAGTTAACTAAAGAGGAAAAAGAAAATATTGAACTTGAGTATGAGTTTAGAATCAATGAGTTAGATATGTTATTACAAAAAACTTCTTCTTTATTATCTAAAGTAACTTCATATGCTGGAATTGTAATGGAACCAAGTGTACTTGTAGAGAGAATAAAAAAGGTAGAATTGGTTCATGTAGATGACTTTATGGTTGTAGCTGTAATTGTTATGGAAAATAGATCAGTAAAAACTAAAAAGATAATCTTAGATCAAGCAGTTTCAACAGAAGAGTTAGAACTTATCTCAAAAGAGATAAATATGAAGATAAGAGATAATCAAGTAACTTTAGAAAATATTGAAACTTTTATTAAAGGTAGAAAATTAATAAAAGATGAGGGAAGAATTTTTGATGATGATGGTAAGTTATTTATAAATAATGTACCAAGT harbors:
- a CDS encoding glucosaminidase domain-containing protein, which translates into the protein MRKFKVFIMLIFLGMNIFAVNNINEEQLKNKQFYLNKKIDFSVVQGKERKKVFIQTLVPIIEKVEDEIKGEKEFIKKILDRGTITLEEKKTAENLFVKYKVKSKDYNELLNKMVVPPVSLVIAQASLESGWGTSSVAKKGNNLFGMKSFSKDPKNSVKVGKKTYYKKYETIDDSVKDYILTLARHGAYKQLRTAIVNGENSLKLVKHLNSYSEIKEEYGRKLSTIIRVNNLLEHDA
- a CDS encoding 4Fe-4S binding protein translates to MHVIDKDTCIGCGACEGTCPVGAISATDDGKYAIGDACVDCGACAGGCPVSAIAAE
- the hrcA gene encoding heat-inducible transcriptional repressor HrcA, encoding MAITDREKLVLNAIVNYYLTFGDTIGSRTLVKKYGINLSSATIRNVMADLEDMGLIAKTHTSSGRIPTDKGYKYYLDELLKVEKLTKEEKENIELEYEFRINELDMLLQKTSSLLSKVTSYAGIVMEPSVLVERIKKVELVHVDDFMVVAVIVMENRSVKTKKIILDQAVSTEELELISKEINMKIRDNQVTLENIETFIKGRKLIKDEGRIFDDDGKLFINNVPSIFKDKNVNDISEALELFHHRKDIKLLFEQVVKSRENSLEKVNVIFGDELGIKGLEDYSFVYSIYKAGTSKGILGVIGPKRMAYSKTMGFIKYITQEVNKVINQIERKDESDDR